A single genomic interval of Cataglyphis hispanica isolate Lineage 1 chromosome 25, ULB_Chis1_1.0, whole genome shotgun sequence harbors:
- the LOC126858507 gene encoding uncharacterized protein LOC126858507, with protein MAATDGQIVVAAARWAEEATYLREFVSKYRLPGVIKITKGQYGGLGVPTLPAPSLQSTALLISAGRRRKIVAQAVKIKEGRRVVGVGPRLAIPDSYGGYFEILSEEGRAVRGIESVSELSRRCPEEGALVRETVRAIACRVDDDSGIVVPEGTRTLAAGETIVTAGEVALPGRGRFLRCVDCRGDSVLLGMDQRGRFSALAREDNISGVHTARALLSKRLPLTVRLVHGQPPRGLKSSSQFVPELRLLSTFEEEHVFALPLQREGAAVALPLAAPLKLVKARNDEALRSMQEFTRLVERASRLVADVADRAHVLDGRLGEGKSSRQRSGSGFLRRPSTNSDHAPLGHHRNSSAGHHHHHHHHYHSSNGHQASTGHSSYRDENRIPSSSSACTEEYDEIDQIYDYVRGFAPLPKSVRSPYENPFVATGQGGSTPPLTPVTVTIAPLLDDRPEPPPIETIPTKKIQAEKRTRRAVKEAPQPRVEKPPLAKLYVKNSGTQRGRPLMRQKSASPLKETPPGYKGGSPLFNIRYKSLTNLQQAMELDGTLDSSHSGGRTSGDSGAGAKLPEKRSRRLSRPRSLTNLVWELRGGSGLGCTRPETPPPVTTAPLPPTKCGPRLAVTVVAPRRVGTLYL; from the exons ATGGCCGCGACCGACGGTCAGATCGTCGTCGCGGCGGCACGCTGGGCCGAGGAGGCGACGTATCTACGCGAATTCGTCTCCAAGTATCGTTTGCCAGGCGTGATCAAGATCACCAAGGGCCAGTACGGTGGATTGGGCGTGCCGACACTACCGGCGCCCAGTTTACAGAGCACGGCGTTGCTGATATCGGCCGGTCGTCGGCGTAAAATCGTGGCGCAGGCGGTGAAGATCAAGGAGGGACGCCGGGTTGTCGGCGTGGGGCCCAGACTCGCGATACCGGATTCATACGGCGGCTACTTTGAGATCTTGAGCGAGGAAGGTCGCGCGGTGCGCGGCATCGAATCGGTAAGCGAGTTATCGCGCAGATGTCCGGAGGAAGGTGCTTTGGTGCGCGAGACGGTGCGCGCCATTGCCTGTCGGGTGGACGACGATTCGGGGATCGTGGTACCGGAGGGCACGAGGACCCTCGCCGCCGGCGAGACGATTGTCACCGCTGGCGAGGTGGCGTTACCCGGTCGCGGTAGATTTCTGCGCTGCGTGGACTGTCGCGGCGACAGCGTCTTGCTCGGGATGGATCAACGTGGCCGCTTCAGCGCTCTGGCGCGCGAGGACAACATCAGCGGCGTACACACTGCTAGGGCGCTTCTTAGCAAGCGTCTCCCGCTCACCGTGAGACTGGTGCATGGCCAGCCGCCTCGGGGACTTAAATCGTCATCGCAATTCGTGCCCGAGTTGAGGCTGCTGTCGACCTTCGAGGAAGAGCACGTATTCGCGCTCCCATTGCAGAGAGAAGGCGCGGCCGTCGCGCTACCGCTCGCGGCGCCGCTCAAGCTGGTAAAGGCGCGGAACGACGAGGCACTCAGATCGATGCAGGAATTCACGAGGCTGGTGGAACGCGCCTCCCGTTTGGTCGCCGACGTGGCCGATCGAGCGCACGTGCTAGACGGTCGTCTGGGCGAGGGCAAGTCCTCGAGGCAGAGGAGCGGCTCGGGCTTTCTCAGGAGACCATCGACGAACTCGGATCACGCGCCGCTTGGTCATCATAGAAACAGCAGCGCCggccatcatcatcatcatcatcatcactaTCACAGCAGCAACGGCCATCAGGCGTCCACTGGTCACTCGAGTTATCGGGACGAGAACAGAATACCGTCCTCATCATCGGCCTGCACGGAGGAATATGACGAGATCGATCAGATATACGACTACGTGCGCGGCTTTGCGCCATTGCCGAAGAGCGTCAGGTCGCCATATGAGAATCCTTTTGTCGCTACAGGTCAAGGTGGCTCCACTCCACCCTTGACACCAGTCACGGTGACGATCGCACCATTGCTCGACGATCGACCGGAACCACCGCCGATCGAGACAATACCGACAAAGAAGATCCAAGCGGAGAAACGGACGAGGCGCGCGGTCAAGGAGGCGCCGCAGCCGCGGGTGGAGAAGCCGCCTCTAGCGAAACTCTATGTGAAGAACAGCGGCACTCAGCGTGGACGTCCGCTAATGAGGCAGAAGAGCGCGTCGCCGTTGAAGGAAACGCCACCGGGTTACAAGGGCGGTTCGCCGCTCTTCAATATACGCTATAAAAGTCTGACGAATCTGCAGCAGGCAATGGAGCTCGACGGCACGCTGGACTCAAGCCACTCGGGCGGAAGGACGTCGGGAGATTCCGGCGCGGGCGCCAAATTGCCAGAAAAAAG ATCGAGACGTTTAAGCAGACCACGTTCGCTGACAAATTTAGTCTGGGAGCTACGAGGTGGAAGCGGTCTTGGTTGCACGAGACCGGAAACACCGCCGCCTGTCACGACTGCACCGCTGCCACCAACCAAATGTGGGCCACGTCTGGCTGTCACTGTCGTAGCACCGCGACGTGTCGGCACGCTCTACCTCTAA